A window of the Streptomyces sp. NBC_00299 genome harbors these coding sequences:
- a CDS encoding UTRA domain-containing protein has translation MGSKDAWIGDAQPYLTARQAGEPDAWSAEAAARGRRGSQRLLAVEEVDPPGPVRDFLGVGPDEKVVVRQRLILLDDKPVELAYSYYPARVAHGTRLAGRGRIPGGAVTLLTELGFTPEDEPLEDVSAATASSGQCAALNLPPGTPVLILTRFTASTSGEPIEVSVMTMTRHIQYRQRKQAS, from the coding sequence ATGGGCAGCAAGGACGCCTGGATTGGTGATGCTCAGCCGTACCTCACAGCACGTCAGGCGGGGGAGCCTGACGCGTGGAGCGCGGAAGCAGCAGCACGGGGTCGACGGGGCAGCCAGCGACTGCTCGCGGTCGAAGAGGTCGACCCCCCAGGCCCGGTGCGAGACTTCCTCGGCGTTGGACCCGACGAGAAGGTCGTGGTACGTCAGCGGTTGATTCTGCTGGATGACAAGCCGGTCGAGTTGGCTTACTCCTACTACCCGGCCCGTGTCGCACATGGCACCCGCCTTGCCGGGCGCGGCAGGATTCCAGGGGGCGCAGTCACGCTGCTGACCGAACTCGGCTTCACCCCTGAAGACGAACCGCTCGAAGACGTTTCCGCAGCCACAGCCAGCTCCGGACAATGCGCAGCGTTGAACCTGCCACCAGGTACGCCCGTGCTGATTCTGACCCGATTCACGGCATCTACCAGCGGAGAGCCGATCGAAGTCAGCGTCATGACCATGACCCGACACATCCAGTACCGACAGAGGAAGCAGGCCAGCTGA
- a CDS encoding GntR family transcriptional regulator, whose amino-acid sequence MARSFEDKRSAHQKIAATLRRQITRGDLAPGAKLASTPALMEQYGVAGTTVQKALLMLKDEDLLVGHPGKGVFVKGGTQQAVSPAVYMPPAGAGEPYRWITEATKQSQRGSTKLLDVGAVAPPHEVAMTLGLGEGERALLRKQILLLDDEPTELTCSYYPLDLAEGTAMMDRRKIRGGTPTLLNELGYPPRAFVDEVSSEIPTEEEVVALELPKDMPVMLTFRVVYSDGDRPIEVSLLTKAAHKYRMRYRLLVT is encoded by the coding sequence ATGGCTAGATCGTTCGAGGACAAGCGGTCGGCCCACCAGAAGATCGCTGCCACATTGCGCAGGCAGATCACCCGGGGCGACCTGGCGCCCGGAGCAAAGCTTGCTTCGACACCAGCTCTGATGGAGCAGTACGGCGTCGCGGGTACCACCGTGCAGAAGGCCCTGCTCATGTTGAAGGACGAGGACCTGCTGGTCGGCCATCCGGGAAAGGGCGTGTTCGTCAAAGGCGGCACCCAGCAGGCCGTCTCGCCAGCCGTCTACATGCCGCCAGCAGGAGCCGGCGAGCCCTACCGTTGGATCACGGAGGCAACGAAGCAGTCGCAGCGTGGCTCGACGAAGCTCCTTGATGTAGGAGCCGTCGCGCCACCCCACGAGGTGGCGATGACCCTCGGCCTTGGCGAGGGAGAGCGCGCGCTCCTGCGCAAGCAGATCCTCCTGCTCGACGATGAACCTACGGAACTCACCTGCTCGTACTACCCCCTCGATCTTGCTGAGGGAACCGCGATGATGGACCGCAGGAAGATCAGAGGTGGCACGCCAACTCTCTTGAATGAGCTGGGCTATCCACCCCGCGCCTTCGTGGACGAGGTCTCCTCGGAGATCCCAACGGAGGAAGAGGTTGTAGCCCTTGAGCTCCCAAAGGACATGCCCGTGATGCTCACCTTCCGGGTCGTGTACTCCGACGGTGATCGACCGATCGAGGTGTCTCTCCTGACGAAGGCAGCACACAAGTACCGCATGAGATACCGGCTCCTCGTCACATGA
- a CDS encoding ATP-binding protein, producing the protein MDDMLRRARMEDQRRSQRPVLPVCVPGLYVQHGDRGFVAHITASEFAFSTVRGLTVSVLMAYGTGQATAHTAEWLVSELLGNAVRACGDHVPLVVEVYVTGRSVQVNVHDPAADLLPRRSAVAMDSDNAESGRGLGLLDMLAPGWDVVSSPVGKQIRCHIDAK; encoded by the coding sequence ATGGACGACATGCTGCGCCGGGCCCGTATGGAGGACCAGCGCCGTTCGCAGCGGCCGGTGCTTCCGGTCTGCGTCCCCGGTCTGTACGTCCAGCACGGCGACCGTGGCTTCGTCGCCCACATCACGGCCTCCGAGTTCGCCTTCAGCACGGTGCGCGGTCTGACCGTGTCGGTGCTGATGGCGTACGGGACTGGCCAGGCGACCGCCCACACCGCTGAGTGGCTCGTCTCGGAGCTGCTCGGCAACGCCGTGCGGGCCTGCGGTGATCACGTGCCCTTGGTCGTAGAGGTGTACGTCACCGGGCGCAGTGTCCAGGTGAACGTGCACGACCCCGCCGCCGATCTGCTGCCGCGACGCAGTGCGGTGGCGATGGACAGTGACAACGCGGAGTCCGGGCGCGGCCTGGGTCTGTTGGACATGTTGGCGCCCGGCTGGGACGTCGTGTCCTCTCCGGTCGGCAAGCAGATCCGCTGCCATATCGACGCCAAGTAG
- a CDS encoding WhiB family transcriptional regulator, with the protein MKMRVSVALVRSHAYVPVSTDAIGRPRAACVDEDPELFFPIGDTGLALLQIEEAKAVCRRCPLIESCLEGALERGEAAGVWGGLSEKERRSLKRREARKRAAAASA; encoded by the coding sequence ATGAAGATGCGAGTGTCCGTCGCCCTCGTGCGCAGCCACGCCTACGTGCCGGTCTCCACCGACGCGATCGGGCGGCCCCGCGCCGCCTGCGTCGATGAGGACCCCGAGCTGTTCTTCCCGATCGGTGACACCGGCCTGGCGCTGCTCCAGATTGAGGAGGCCAAGGCCGTCTGCCGCCGCTGCCCTCTGATCGAGAGCTGCCTTGAGGGCGCGCTGGAGCGGGGCGAGGCCGCGGGCGTGTGGGGCGGGCTGTCCGAGAAGGAGCGCCGTTCCCTCAAGCGCCGCGAGGCCCGTAAGCGCGCCGCGGCCGCGTCCGCCTGA